Proteins encoded in a region of the Hydrogenispora ethanolica genome:
- a CDS encoding carbohydrate ABC transporter permease, whose amino-acid sequence MNTRNSEKIFDRIVLSIILFTVILCILPFFHVAAISLSSNSAIIKGKVWLFPVEVSLQTYLDIFRDQYMTGSLFFTVQLTILYTIISMFMTTIAAFPLTQKRLLGRKIFLFLIIFTMFFSGGIIPDYLLVKNLHLTNTIWALILPGMISCFNLIILKTFFNSIPESLLESARLDGCSDLGVLFKIVLPLSTPVLATLGLFYAVSKWNSFQDALFYITEPKLYPIQLKLYQIVQNSLAVDMAVKEGSGTTTNQLPESLKSACVMFATIPIVLVYPWLQRYFVKGVMIGAIKG is encoded by the coding sequence ATGAATACTCGGAATTCGGAAAAAATATTCGATAGAATCGTATTGAGCATCATTTTATTTACGGTCATTCTTTGCATACTCCCTTTTTTCCATGTCGCCGCCATTTCATTGAGTTCAAACTCGGCGATTATCAAGGGAAAAGTGTGGTTATTCCCGGTGGAAGTAAGTCTCCAAACCTACCTGGATATCTTCCGTGACCAATATATGACCGGCTCGTTATTTTTTACAGTGCAGCTTACCATCCTATATACCATCATCAGCATGTTCATGACCACTATCGCCGCTTTTCCACTGACCCAAAAAAGGCTGCTGGGTAGGAAAATATTTTTATTTCTCATCATTTTTACCATGTTTTTTAGCGGCGGAATCATCCCAGATTATTTATTGGTGAAAAACCTGCATTTGACCAATACCATATGGGCCCTAATATTGCCGGGCATGATCAGCTGCTTTAATTTGATTATCCTAAAAACCTTTTTCAATTCCATCCCGGAGAGTTTGCTCGAATCAGCCCGTTTGGACGGGTGTTCGGATCTGGGAGTGCTTTTCAAAATTGTTCTGCCTTTATCCACGCCGGTTCTGGCTACCTTGGGCCTGTTTTATGCGGTGTCCAAATGGAATAGTTTTCAAGATGCCCTCTTTTATATTACGGAACCCAAATTATATCCGATTCAATTGAAACTCTATCAAATCGTCCAAAATAGCCTGGCAGTGGATATGGCGGTCAAAGAAGGCAGCGGCACCACCACCAATCAGTTGCCGGAAAGTTTGAAATCCGCCTGTGTCATGTTTGCCACGATTCCGATTGTGCTGGTTTATCCGTGGCTCCAACGGTATTTTGTCAAAGGAGTGATGATTGGGGCGATTAAAGGGTAA
- a CDS encoding ABC transporter permease: MFEIKRDWMLYMLLILPMAFFLVFKYVPMYGVTIAFKDFNLFQGILKSPWVGWDVFKEVFSMPEFYRALRNTAMLNLLDLIVGFPAPIILAILLNEIRMNWFKRTAQTILYLPYFLSWIIIGGIVTQLLAPQSGLVNIFFKSLGMLPVPFLTEKWHWLLTYCLVGVWQSSGWGTIIYLAAITSINHELYDAAEVDGAGRLRRIWHITLPGIKNTIIILLILNLGRILTLTFDRPYIIGNSYVIEFSDVLSTFVYRVGLQSMRYSLATAVGLFQSAVGMIFLLVTNFIANKCGEEGIW, from the coding sequence ATGTTCGAAATTAAGCGGGATTGGATGCTTTACATGCTGTTGATACTCCCCATGGCGTTTTTCTTAGTTTTTAAATATGTACCGATGTACGGCGTAACGATCGCTTTCAAAGACTTTAATCTATTTCAGGGAATATTGAAAAGCCCTTGGGTGGGTTGGGATGTATTCAAAGAGGTATTTTCCATGCCTGAGTTTTACCGGGCACTCCGAAATACCGCCATGTTGAACCTATTGGACCTGATCGTCGGTTTCCCGGCTCCGATCATCCTGGCGATTCTTCTGAACGAAATCCGGATGAACTGGTTTAAACGAACAGCCCAAACCATATTGTATCTGCCGTATTTTTTATCCTGGATCATTATTGGCGGGATTGTCACCCAGCTATTGGCCCCCCAATCAGGGTTGGTCAACATTTTTTTCAAATCCTTGGGAATGTTGCCGGTTCCGTTTTTAACCGAAAAATGGCATTGGCTCCTCACTTATTGTTTGGTCGGAGTTTGGCAAAGCTCCGGTTGGGGAACGATTATTTATCTGGCGGCCATTACCAGCATCAATCATGAACTCTACGACGCGGCTGAAGTGGACGGCGCCGGGAGATTAAGGAGAATATGGCATATTACCTTACCCGGAATTAAAAATACCATCATCATCCTTTTAATTCTCAATCTGGGCCGGATTTTGACCCTGACCTTTGACCGGCCCTATATCATCGGCAATTCTTATGTCATCGAATTTTCGGATGTACTCAGCACCTTTGTCTACCGGGTGGGATTGCAATCGATGCGGTATTCCCTGGCCACGGCCGTCGGTCTGTTTCAATCGGCGGTGGGAATGATATTCTTGCTAGTAACGAACTTCATTGCCAATAAGTGCGGCGAAGAAGGAATCTGGTAA
- a CDS encoding helix-turn-helix domain-containing protein — MFPGFNRNVAEIAAGIKNSPLFVKLFASLALFIIVPVLIVCLISNYAILHFAETGISKSGIGKLKVADSLTKLLADGVGKDALRLSLNADLNRLNNVTNYRAALKNINDVTLLSRFSNTLTEMVNTNDKYQSIALYIDDADYVFSAAKESSSVVLKQNYLDTGWYRHYRDFRAYKTNTLWLDTRMPKNSNIYIPKDIPGGKLPESPVNHVITYMYPLTPYTTKLQGALIINVYEDGLNKLINRNNFDSEGYIGIVTSKGDVISHVDKELVGRNIGGEKWIQKILRKKFSEGYLIDTIEHRKSLVTYLKTDLNDWIYIGVFPLDSLMAKATTLRFGTLYAALVLVLLGLFLSSLISRKLYHPVKTLIQDIQNHKKIDIRGNENEMTLIAKAFDTIIRQEDLLSDTLEKNKRNIRNNYLLSLLRDNEDQDNAVELFGETFPYPHFVCALIAIDKCEEFDCKYPKEQQYYMKEFIAKVAEEILPSATGLVLDRNKIVLIINAAKTGPQLLNELRESFGRIQQELTKVFDSVSIAIGDCHEGKRGLKTSFNEAQETLKRKLIQGGGRIDTWRAGYGAATQYYFPFSIEKHILNHLELGLKEETLAALNDLIAEIKNRTDLSYDNIVLIFNQLLGNTVKYLVESHLNISDIFGDDYNIYQQLATKETLDDIHCWLIHIYSRIFAYRETPAADNKTHFAKMMEYIRQNYKKDIDINMLAEYVGLSYSYVRKIFHDETGENIVNFINNFRINEAKRLLQETDMNINEIALSLGYNNNQSFNRFFKKYEGITPGEFRNIKSR, encoded by the coding sequence ATGTTTCCCGGATTCAATAGAAATGTAGCTGAAATTGCCGCCGGAATCAAAAACTCGCCGCTCTTTGTGAAATTATTCGCATCCCTGGCCCTGTTTATCATCGTTCCGGTATTGATTGTCTGCTTGATTTCCAATTATGCCATCCTGCATTTTGCAGAGACCGGGATCAGCAAGTCCGGAATCGGAAAATTGAAAGTGGCTGACAGTTTGACCAAACTCCTGGCCGACGGCGTGGGTAAAGATGCTTTGCGTCTTTCGCTAAACGCCGATTTAAACAGGTTGAATAATGTAACAAACTATCGAGCCGCCTTAAAAAACATTAACGACGTAACGCTGCTGTCGAGGTTTTCCAATACTCTTACGGAAATGGTGAATACCAACGATAAATATCAATCCATAGCGTTATATATTGATGACGCCGATTATGTTTTTTCGGCAGCCAAAGAAAGCAGCAGCGTTGTCTTAAAACAAAACTATCTCGATACCGGCTGGTACCGCCATTATCGGGACTTTAGAGCCTATAAAACCAATACTTTATGGCTGGACACCCGCATGCCCAAAAACAGTAACATCTATATTCCCAAAGACATTCCCGGGGGCAAGCTGCCGGAGTCTCCCGTGAACCACGTAATCACCTATATGTACCCGCTAACCCCCTATACCACCAAATTGCAGGGTGCCCTGATTATCAATGTCTATGAGGATGGATTGAACAAACTGATTAATCGTAACAATTTCGACAGCGAGGGCTATATCGGCATCGTTACAAGCAAGGGGGATGTCATTTCCCATGTGGACAAAGAATTGGTTGGCCGGAATATTGGCGGTGAAAAATGGATTCAAAAAATTTTGCGGAAAAAATTTAGCGAGGGCTATCTTATCGATACCATTGAACATAGAAAATCTTTAGTAACTTACTTAAAGACCGATCTCAACGATTGGATTTATATCGGAGTATTTCCCCTGGATTCCCTGATGGCGAAAGCAACCACTTTGAGATTTGGAACCTTATATGCCGCTTTGGTCTTGGTTCTGCTGGGATTGTTCCTTTCTTCCCTAATCTCCCGCAAGCTCTATCATCCCGTCAAAACACTAATTCAGGACATTCAAAACCATAAGAAAATCGATATTCGCGGCAATGAAAATGAAATGACCCTGATAGCCAAAGCCTTCGACACCATTATCAGGCAAGAGGACTTGCTCTCCGACACCCTGGAAAAAAACAAACGGAATATCCGGAATAATTACCTGTTAAGCTTACTCCGGGATAATGAAGACCAAGATAACGCCGTCGAGTTGTTCGGAGAAACCTTTCCCTATCCGCATTTCGTCTGTGCCCTGATAGCCATCGACAAATGTGAGGAGTTTGATTGCAAATACCCCAAAGAACAACAATATTATATGAAAGAATTCATTGCGAAAGTTGCCGAAGAGATTCTCCCTTCGGCCACCGGCCTTGTTTTAGACCGTAACAAAATCGTCCTGATCATCAATGCCGCCAAAACCGGACCGCAACTTCTAAATGAGCTGCGGGAAAGTTTCGGTAGAATTCAGCAGGAATTGACGAAAGTTTTTGACTCGGTTTCCATTGCCATCGGGGATTGCCATGAAGGAAAACGCGGTTTGAAAACTTCTTTTAATGAAGCCCAGGAAACGCTGAAACGCAAACTGATTCAAGGAGGTGGCCGGATTGACACCTGGCGGGCAGGTTACGGAGCTGCCACCCAATACTATTTCCCATTTTCGATAGAAAAGCATATTTTAAACCATTTGGAGCTGGGGTTAAAAGAAGAAACTCTGGCCGCCTTGAATGATCTAATCGCCGAAATCAAAAACCGGACCGATCTATCGTATGATAATATTGTTTTGATCTTCAATCAATTGCTGGGCAACACCGTGAAATATCTGGTGGAGTCGCACCTGAACATCAGCGATATTTTCGGGGATGATTACAATATTTATCAACAACTGGCCACCAAAGAAACCCTGGATGATATCCACTGCTGGTTGATTCATATTTATAGCCGCATCTTCGCCTACCGGGAAACCCCCGCCGCCGACAACAAGACCCATTTCGCCAAGATGATGGAATACATTCGCCAAAACTATAAAAAAGATATCGATATCAACATGCTTGCGGAATATGTCGGTTTGAGCTACTCGTATGTGCGGAAGATCTTTCATGATGAAACGGGGGAAAATATTGTCAATTTTATTAACAACTTTCGTATCAATGAAGCCAAAAGACTGTTGCAGGAGACGGACATGAACATCAACGAAATTGCCCTAAGTCTTGGTTATAATAATAATCAAAGCTTCAACCGTTTTTTTAAAAAGTATGAAGGAATAACTCCCGGCGAGTTTAGAAATATAAAATCCCGCTAG
- a CDS encoding Nif3-like dinuclear metal center hexameric protein produces MNLRIQDILEYVADPAMPIEPTVDKLEYGNPDSTVKGVVVTFLATQEVINKSKDLGVNLIITHEGIFYSHWDKREMLKTDPVYLQKRQTIEESKIAIFRLHDRIHKRTPDGIAKGLLQFLEWQDYEVKNLPAASILTIPETSLEEAILHVKKRLGLKFVRYFGDPKMICRRIGLLAGYRGGGELVIPLLEKESLDLVIYGEGPEWETPEYIRDAVQQGKNKALIVLGHAESEMPGMEYLAQKLQEKFSSIPIYFLSQKSVFQIF; encoded by the coding sequence ATGAACCTACGTATCCAGGATATACTCGAATATGTGGCGGATCCGGCAATGCCAATTGAACCTACTGTTGATAAACTTGAATATGGAAATCCTGACTCAACGGTTAAAGGCGTCGTTGTCACATTTTTGGCAACCCAAGAGGTTATCAATAAATCAAAGGACTTGGGAGTAAACCTGATTATTACCCATGAAGGCATATTCTATAGCCACTGGGATAAAAGAGAAATGTTGAAGACCGATCCGGTATATTTGCAAAAGCGCCAAACAATTGAAGAAAGTAAAATCGCGATCTTCAGATTGCATGATCGTATTCATAAACGGACGCCTGATGGGATTGCCAAGGGATTACTTCAATTTCTGGAGTGGCAGGATTATGAAGTTAAAAACCTTCCGGCTGCGTCAATCCTGACAATTCCCGAGACTTCCCTTGAAGAAGCGATTTTGCATGTGAAAAAACGTTTAGGACTTAAGTTTGTTCGTTACTTCGGCGATCCGAAGATGATTTGCAGGCGCATTGGCCTATTGGCCGGCTACAGAGGCGGAGGAGAGTTGGTAATACCGCTTTTGGAAAAGGAAAGCCTTGATCTGGTTATCTACGGAGAGGGGCCGGAATGGGAAACTCCCGAATATATAAGGGATGCCGTACAGCAAGGAAAGAATAAGGCGCTGATTGTATTGGGACATGCGGAAAGCGAAATGCCGGGTATGGAATATTTAGCGCAAAAGCTACAGGAAAAGTTTTCAAGTATCCCAATTTATTTTTTGTCACAAAAGTCGGTTTTTCAAATTTTTTGA
- a CDS encoding ATP-dependent Clp protease proteolytic subunit, with translation MQGDKYYDILAKTRAITISGEINQKLAEKTMQQLLFLQELSNDPIKVFINSQGGHVESGDTIHDMFQFVKPRIIVIGTGWVASAAITIYLGAAKEDRYSLPNTRYLIHQPAGGVRGQAADINIEAQELIKMRQRINRLISEATGQPLEKVEHDTDRNFWMSAQEAKEYGIVTNIVSTLQEIR, from the coding sequence ATGCAAGGGGATAAGTACTACGATATCCTGGCCAAAACCAGGGCGATAACGATTAGCGGGGAGATCAACCAGAAACTGGCCGAAAAGACCATGCAACAATTGCTTTTCCTGCAAGAGCTTTCGAATGATCCGATCAAGGTATTCATCAATTCCCAGGGCGGCCACGTGGAGTCCGGCGATACTATCCACGATATGTTCCAATTTGTAAAGCCGCGGATCATCGTGATCGGCACCGGCTGGGTAGCCAGCGCCGCCATCACCATTTACCTGGGCGCCGCCAAAGAGGACCGCTATTCGCTGCCCAACACCCGCTACCTGATCCATCAGCCGGCGGGCGGAGTCCGCGGGCAAGCGGCGGATATCAACATCGAAGCCCAGGAGCTAATCAAAATGCGCCAGCGCATCAACCGGCTGATCAGCGAGGCCACCGGCCAGCCCCTGGAGAAGGTGGAGCATGATACGGACCGGAATTTCTGGATGAGCGCTCAAGAGGCGAAGGAATACGGTATTGTGACGAATATCGTCTCCACGCTGCAGGAGATTCGCTAG